A single region of the Chrysoperla carnea chromosome 5, inChrCarn1.1, whole genome shotgun sequence genome encodes:
- the LOC123300506 gene encoding zinc finger protein OZF-like, translating to MNDFNVICRTCSNSGNLQTLFDNKSLPIDQMLTEIVDIKIMKGDNYPQNICMFCLERLKNAYDFKKQCHEIHMKFKEYLENNEESTVPERNDPELIIKEESLFIIHLDSENDNSNDLDEKFSNIFEEEPLEKSHIEEVVVTEEKIEIKTEENKPRKDENSKEITKRKAECPICFKKINILKEHLRSHTKEKPFNCEICGLRFSIRSNYMRHSKIHRGDRRHKCTECDQIFFERYALLDHMKRHSNEVPYKCELCDKKYKRVSSLKAHVSSAHCNEPRTKIKRNPDQEKTHLCNHCGKTFLTKLRLIEHIRLHTGEKPIRCTICNKSFTHASMLSSHRKIHTGEKPYSCKYCGTAFRLKVALKMHEAIHTGAKPFECNICGQKFRQSSHVTRHKRTHTGEKPFKCFVCDRQFAEAGNLTVHMRKHTGETPYVCTICYRGFYDSSSLKRHKLKHLSQINEQY from the coding sequence ATGAATGATTTTAACGTTATATGTCGAACATGCTCAAATTCCGGAAACTTACAAACATTATTCGATAATAAATCATTACCAATTGATCAAATGTTAACAGAAATTGTGgacataaaaattatgaaaggcGATAACTATcctcaaaatatttgtatgttttgtttAGAAAGACTTAAAAATgcgtatgattttaaaaaacaatgccATGAAATACATATGAAATTCAAGGAATATCTAGAAAATAACGAAGAATCAACAGTACCTGAACGTAATGATCCAGAACTCATAATAAAAGAGGAAAGTTTATTTATCATACATTTAGATAGCGAAAATGATAATTCGAatgatttagatgaaaaattttcgaatatttttgaagaagaaCCTTTAGAAAAATCCCATATTGAAGAAGTTGTGGTAACTgaagaaaaaatcgaaataaaaactgaagaaaacaagccaagaaaagatgaaaattcaaaagaaataacAAAACGTAAAGCTGAATGTccgatatgttttaaaaaaattaatattttaaaagaacattTACGTTCACATACgaaagaaaaaccatttaattGTGAAATTTGTGGATTACGATTTTCCATTCGTAGTAATTATATGCGACATTCAAAAATACATCGTGGCGATCGAAGACATAAGTGCACGGAATgtgatcaaatatttttcgaacggtaCGCTTTACTCGATCATATGAAACGACATTCAAATGAAGTTCCCTACAAGTGTGAACTTTGCGATAAAAAGTATAAACGTGTTTCATCGCTTAAAGCTCATGTTTCAAGTGCACATTGTAATGAACCACGTACAAAAATCAAACGGAATCCCGATCaagaaaaaacacatttatgcAATCATTGtggaaaaacttttcttacAAAACTTCGTTTAATCGAGCATATACGATTacataccggtgaaaaaccaATTCGATGTACAAtctgtaataaatcatttacacATGCATCAATGTTAAGCTCTCATCGGAAAATTCATACGGGAGAAAAACCGTATAGTTGTAAATATTGTGGAACAGCGTTTCGATTGAAGGTAGCACTCAAAATGCATGAAGCGATTCACACGGGAGCTAAACCATTTGAATGTAATATTTGTGGTCAGAAGTTTAGACAATCGTCACATGTGACGCGACATAAAAGGACtcataccggtgaaaaaccgtttaaatgttttgtttgtgATAGACAATTTGCCGAAGCGGGTAATTTAACTGTTCACATGAGAAAGCATACTGGTGAGACTCCATATGTGTGTACGATCTGTTATAGAGGCTTTTATGACTCCAGTAGTTTGAAAAGACATAAATTAAAACATCTATCTCAAATAAATGAACAATACTAA
- the LOC123301873 gene encoding peroxisome assembly protein 12 has translation MAVSATHRTANLQQAPSIFEVIAQDSLRSSIYPALKKLIEVLSSKSKYSSLQLWYDEIFLVLNGLLQFHYLKYEDASFSEAFYGLQRISADNRSLSMKQKLLCMIPLVLLPYLRIKLENIALKYKLEDFDGLLQNDRNSEMKRQIYQIEPAIPLVWQFLKLVQYLSYISGNSAYSSPELSLLRLKLVRNDSQRDTFTWTELWKNVFNTKSWSSDTSLKLLSQILFRSIEVGAFFMQFLQWWYTENTVTDYTSISVPEAPTNDSKAQQFKGVCPICLQRWKIPTILPTSGYVFCYRCIVRHLTIVPKCPITNYPTSLDELVRLYDE, from the exons atggCAGTAAGTGCAACACATCGTACAGCAAATCTGCAACAAGCACCAtcaatttttgaagttatagcACAAGATTCATTACGAAGTTCAATTTATccagctttaaaaaaattgatcgaaGTATTATCATCAAAGTCGAAATATTCTTCGTTACAACTTTGGtacgatgaaatttttttagtcttaaatggTCTATTGCAGttccattatttaaaatatgaag ATGCATCATTTTCCGAAGCATTTTATGGATTACAAAGAATTTCAGCCGATAATCGATCATTATCAATGAAACAAAAACTATTATGTATGATTCCACTTGTTCTATTACCCTATTTAAGAATTAAACTCGAAAATATTGCATTAAAATATAAGTTAGAAGATTTTGATGgtttattacaaaat GACAGAAATTCAGAAATGAAACGCCAAATATATCAAATTGAACCAGCTATTCCACTTGTatggcaatttttaaaattggtacaaTATTTAAGCTATATTTCTGGTAATTCAGCATATTCATCACCCGAATTGAGTTTATTACGTTTGAAACTTGTACGAAATGATAGCCAGAGGGATACATTTACATGGACCGAACTttggaaaaatgtatttaatactaAATCATG GTCATCCGACACATCATTAAAATTGTTAAGCCAAATTTTATTCCGTTCAATTGAAGTTGGGGCATTTTTCATGCAATTTTTACAATGGTGGTATACAGAAAATACTGTTACAGATTATACTTCTATATCCGTTCCAGAAGCACCTACG aatGATAGTAAAGCACAACAATTTAAAGGAGTGTGTCCAATTTGTTTACAACGTTGGAAAATTCCGACCATTTTGCCAACATCAGG ATATGTGTTTTGCTATCGATGTATTGTTCGTCATTTAACGATTGTACCAAAATGTCCAATTACAAATTATCCAACAAGTTTAGACGAACTTGTAAGGTTGTATGatgaataa
- the LOC123300504 gene encoding protein Spindly-like, giving the protein MEVPDEEETDDIREMKLIIEQQQLDINTYCCRNNNLISELNEIKNILEYKSQQLIDLNHLKESLNDEVATLRTELELLKTNVANPASKGNSLFGEVYDSREKLQKKLSLLKKHCIDIKSKYAVQLAENKKLSNENLILSKQWKDEVSNRFNIEYTWKGAHEQTIEGLKENIKFLKNEIKNLDKFSIPKVPLTEKWMYDNVKELYERNQKLIIEAEEKINQKIFGDLLLSERLNSVEREVNKWKSIATTYEIEKNNLQLELDRLKTKDDPMLNDPQELIELFKDIENKENVSLVSNSSVLNITVESDTSFYAEKLLNLKSENPKIKLEEGINNMKVSEENSIKIEKPKVTFKQENASVVKDKNVYHTPPPGRVFIPKRRIFVKSIKSEDAK; this is encoded by the exons atggaaGTACCTGATGAAGAAGAAACCGATGATATTCgagaaatgaaattaataattgaacaaCAACAATTAGATATAAATACGTATTGttgtagaaataataatttaatttcggaattaaatgaaataaaaaacattttagagtATAAAAGTCaacaattaattgatttgaatCATTTAAAAGAATCGTTAAACGATGAGGTTGCAACACTTCGTACGGAATTGGAATTGTTAAAAACAAACGTTGCAAATCCTGCTAGTAAAGGAAATTCATTGTTTGGTGAAGTTTAtgatag TcgagaaaaattacaaaagaaactatcattattaaaaaaacattgcaTTGATATCAAGAGTAAGTATGCTGTACAGCTtgcagaaaacaaaaaactaagtaatgaaaatttaattctatcGAAACAATGGAAAGATGAAGTCAGTAATCGATTTAATATCGAATATACATGGAAGGGAGCGCATga ACAAACTATCGAAGgtctaaaagaaaatattaagtttttgaaaaacgaaatcAAGAACCTCGATAAATTTTCGATTCCGAAAGTGCCGCTTACCGAAAAATGGATGTATGATAATGTGAAAGAATTATATGAGCGAAATCA aaagtTAATAATCGAAGctgaagaaaaaataaaccaGAAAATTTTTGGTGATTTATTACTTAGCGAACGTTTAAATTCCGTGGAGCGCGAAGTCAATAAATGGAAATCAATCGCAACAACTtacgaaatagaaaaaaataatttacaattagaattagatcgtttaaaaacaaaagatgaTCCAATGTTGAATGATCCCCAAGAATTGATCGAACTTTTCAAAGATatcgaaaataaagaaaatgttagCCTGGTGTCAAATAGTAGCGTACTTAACATAACTGTAGAATCCGATACAAGTTTTTATGCAGAAAaactactaaatttaaaatctgaaaatccGAAAATTAAATTGGAAGAAGGGATTAACAACATGAAAGTGAGTGAAGAAAACtctattaaaatcgaaaaaccaAAAGTTacttttaaacaagaaaatgccAGTGTTGTTAAGgataaaaatgtatatcataCACCTCCACCAGGTCGAGTGTTTATACCGAAAAGAAGAATCTTTGTTAAATCTATTAAATCGGAAGatgcaaaatga
- the LOC123300507 gene encoding zinc finger protein OZF-like, whose protein sequence is MYNFENICRSCSCTGDLESLFDNKQTIVAEMFTNIIGLKIMKDDNYPQNICVYCLRKLKDAYYFKKQCLEMHTKFQEYLQINENQTITIKSESPTNLDIKEPEIIIKEANTFLDHGENDDLDQVDNISIKQEDLDENVQGDQKNVEIKNEVIESKIDKQKSDDSKNDKQKSECSICLKKVLHLKEHLRMHASEKPFECEVCSMKFSIKRNWLRHMKIHSANKLYSCNVCNQKFNAKNSLADHVKSRHSTEKPFECELCDKRYKRKSHLQVHVACTHEKSMVSLEKLHLCNHCGKTFQIKRFLIQHERTHTGDKPYKCELCDRAFAQVATCRKHQKTHTGEKPHKCDYCGKYFAQSGTLKAHLLIHTGDKPYKCDICDQRFRHSSHVTRHKRIHTGEKPYKCTVCGSQFAEAGNLTVHLRKHTGETPYVCSICNKGFYNSSRMKRHKKKHLTEINEQY, encoded by the coding sequence ATGTATAACTTCGAAAATATTTGTCGAAGTTGCTCATGTACCGGTGATTTAGAATCTTTGTTTGACAATAAACAAACGATTGTTGCTGAAATGTTTACCAATATTATcggtttaaaaattatgaaggaTGATAATTATCCTCAAAACATTTGTGTTTACTGTTTGAGAAAACTAAAGGAtgcgtattattttaaaaaacaatgccTTGAAATGCATACgaaatttcaagaatatttacAGATAAACGAAAATCAAACAATTACTATCAAGTCAGAATCTCCAACTAATCTAGATATAAAAGAacctgaaattattataaaggaAGCGAACACATTTCTCGATCATGGAGAAAATGATGATCTCGATCAAGTGGATAACATTTCTATAAAACAAGAAGATTTAGACGAGAATGTACAAGGTGatcaaaaaaatgtagaaatcaaaaatgaagtaattgaatcgaaaatagataaacagAAATCTGATgattcaaaaaatgataaacaaaaatctgaatgttcaatttgtttaaaaaaagtattacattTAAAAGAACATTTACGAATGCATGCAAGCGAAAAACCGTTTGAATGTGAAGTTTGTAGtatgaaattttctataaaaagaaATTGGTTACGACATATGAAAATACACAGTGCAAATAAATTATACTCTTGTAATGTgtgtaatcaaaaatttaatgcaaaaaatagTTTAGCTGATCACGTGAAGAGTCGTCATTCAACAGAAAAACCATTTGAATGTGAATTATGTGACAAAAGGTATAAAAGAAAATCACATCTTCAAGTACATGTTGCATGTACACATGAAAAATCAATGGTTAGTTtggaaaaattacatttatgtaATCACTGtggaaaaacatttcaaataaaacggTTCTTAATACAACATGAACGAACTCATACCGGTGATAAACCTTACAAATGTGAATTATGTGATAGAGCATTTGCACAAGTGGCAACATGTcgaaaacatcaaaaaacccATACGGGTGAAAAACCACATAAATGCGATTATTGTGGTAAATATTTTGCGCAAAGTGGAACTTTAAAAGCTCATTTATTAATTCATACCGGGGATAAACCATAcaaatgtgatatttgtgatcAAAGATTTAGACATTCGTCGCATGTAACACggcataaacgaattcatacgggAGAAAAACCTTATAAGTGTACGGTTTGTGGTAGTCAATTTGCTGAAGCGGGTAATTTAACTGTTCATTTGAGGAAGCATACTGGTGAGACTCCATATGTGTGTTCGATCTGTAACAAAGGTTTTTATAATTCCAGCAGAATGaaaagacataaaaaaaaacatttaactgAGATAAACGAACAGTATTAa
- the LOC123299765 gene encoding zinc finger protein OZF-like, with protein sequence MYNFETICRSCSCTGDLESLFDNKQTIVAEMFTNIIGLKIMKDDNYPQNICVYCLRKLKDAYYFKKQCLEMHTKFQEYLQINENQTITIKSESPTNLDIKEPEIIVKEVNIFLDHGENDDLDQVDNISIKQEDLDENVQGDQKNVEIKNEVIESKIDKQKSECSICLKKVLNLREHLRIHESEKPFECEVCGMKFSVKKYCLRHMKKHSANKLYSCNVCNQKFNAKISLADHVKSRHSTEKPFECELCDKKYKNKYHLQEHVEVTHDSSMVNLEKLHSCNQCGKIFRRKLYLIRHQLIHTGDKPYKCNLCNQSFRQEPHLKTHYRTHSGEKPHQCTVCDKKFAQNGNLTVHMRTHTHLKMLKLNSNESLANEELQHFPKAFLCSYCGRGFATNIQLTYHIRTHTGEKPFKCDLCEKAFSRAQTYQLHQKTHTGEKPYKCEYCGKLFLYKMWLQNHQLIHTGDKPYTCNVCNQSFRQQVHLNAHYRTHSGEKPHQCTVCDKKFAQSGNLTVHMRTHTGETPYVCSICNKGFYDSSSMKKHKKNH encoded by the coding sequence ATGTATAACTTCGAAACTATATGTCGAAGTTGCTCATGTACCGGTGATTTAGAATCTTTGTTTGACAATAAACAAACGATTGTTGCTGAAATGTTTACTAATATTATcggtttaaaaattatgaaggaTGATAATTATCCTCAAAACATTTGTGTTTACTGTTTGAGAAAACTAAAGGAtgcgtattattttaaaaaacaatgccTTGAAATGCATACgaaatttcaagaatatttacAGATAAACGAAAATCAAACAATTACTATCAAGTCAGAATCTCCAACTAATCTAGATATAAAAGAACCTGAAATTATTGTAAAGGAAGTGAACATATTTCTCGATCATGGAGAAAATGATGATCTCGATCAAGTGGAcaacatttcaataaaacaagAAGATTTAGACGAGAATGTACAAGGTGatcaaaaaaatgtagaaatcaaaaatgaagtaattgaatcgaaaatagataaacagAAATCTGAATgttcaatttgtttaaaaaaagtattaaatttaagaGAACATCTACGAATCCATGAAAGCGAAAAACCGTTTGAATGTGAAGTTTGTGGTATGAAATTTTccgtaaaaaaatattgtttacgaCATATGAAAAAACACAGTGCAAATAAATTATACTCTTGTAATGTgtgtaatcaaaaatttaatgcaaaaattagTTTAGCTGATCACGTGAAGAGTCGTCATTCAACAGAAAAACCATTTGAATGTGAATTATGtgacaaaaagtataaaaataaataccatcTTCAAGAACATGTTGAAGTTACACATGATAGTTCAATggttaatttggaaaaattacatTCATGTAATCAATgtggaaaaatatttcgaagaaaACTGTATTTAATACGACATCAACTAATTCATACGGGTGATAAACcatataaatgtaatttgtGTAATCAAAGTTTTCGACAAGAGCCCcatttaaaaacacattatcGTACACACAGTGGTGAAAAACCACATCAGTGTACGGTTTGTGATAAGAAATTTGCTCAAAATGGTAATTTAACTGTTCACATGCGTACACATACGCATCTGAAAATGCTAAAATTGAATAGTAATGAAAGTTTAGCAAATGAGGAGTTACAACACTTTCCCAAAGCATTTTTATGTTCTTATTGTGGGCGAGGATTTGCTACGAACATTCAATTAACGTATCATATTCGCACACATACAggggaaaaaccatttaaatgtGACTTATGTGAAAAAGCATTTTCTCGAGCACAAACTTATCAATTGCATCAAAAAACCCACACAGGCGAAAAACCGTATAAATGTGAATATTGTGggaaattgtttttgtataaaatgtggTTACAAAATCATCAACTAATTCATACAGGCGACAAACCATATACGTGTAATGTGTGTAATCAAAGTTTTCGACAACAGGTCCATTTAAATGCGCATTATCGTACACACAGTGGTGAAAAACCGCATCAGTGTACGGTTTGTGATAAGAAATTTGCACAAAGTGGTAATTTAACTGTTCACATGCGTACACATACGGGGGAAACTCCTTATGTATGTTCGATCTGTAATAAGGGTTTTTATGATTCAAGTagtatgaaaaaacataaaaaaaatcattaa